AAGAACGGCAGCACGAGCGGCACCCAGAAGTAGCCGCTCCCGTACAGCGACCACACGGTGGCGTGCTGGAACAGCTCGGGCGCCGCGATGCTGAGCGTCCCCACGACGACGACGCCCACGAGCTCGAACACCACCGACACCCACGCGATGCGGTACCACACGCGGCTCTTGGCGAACATGAGCGCGAGCGTGGCGAGGATGTAGACCACGGCCGCCACCGCCGACAGCGAGTAGGCGAGCGGCGCCTCGTCGAAATCCCGCAGGATCTGCACGGTCGAACGCCCGGTGGCCGCCAGCGCCAGGATGCCGTAGACGAACACGAGGACCATGCCGACGCCGGTCATGCGGCGGGTGCGCGAGGGTTCTGTCATAACGGGTCCACTTTAGTTCCTGTCGGCGCGCGGACAGCTCATCCCGCGCGTCCGCGGCGTCCCGTCAGGCGATCTGGATGGTCCAGATCACGTGCATGCGGTACACCATGATCGCCACCGCGAGCGAGAGCACGCCCATGACGACCACGCTCCACCTCGTGCGGTCGACGAAGGCCCACACGACGCCGGCGATCGGCAGGATCGCCGCCGTCACGAGATAGGCCCAATACTCGAGCAGGTCGCCCGTGGGCGGGTTGCCGACGAGGGGGGCCACGATGGCGACCACGATCTGCGCGATGAGCAGCACCTGCACGAGGGCCAGGGCTCCGACGGACACGTCGCCCGGGCGGCGCCCGGCGAGCCCGAGCACGACGCAGAGGACGCCCGCGACGGTGGCGACGGCGACCTGCGCGATCGTGAACCAGAGGATCATGCGCGGCCCGCCCGAGGCTCCGGCATGTTCATCGCGCTCTTGAGGGCGGACCCGCGTCGTTCGACGACGCCGATGAGCGCGCCGTCCGGATCGACGGCCGCCGCGAGGGACCCGTCGAGCCGCGCGGCGGCGCCCTCCAGCCGCTTGCCGTGTCGCAGATCGCGCGCCTCCTCGGCCGTCGCGTCGAAGCGTCCCAGCACGCGCGCCGCGATCTCCGCCGGATCCTGCGGCGTCGCGGCGTCGAGGTCGTCGACCGCGACCGCCTGCGCCACGTCGAACGGGCCGACGTGCGTGCGGCGGAGCGCCGTGAGGTGCCCGCCGACGCCCAGATCGGCGCCGAGGTCACGGGCGAGGGCCCGGATGTAGGTGCCGGACGAGCAGTCGACGACGACGTCCAGGTCGACGGACCCCTCGCCGCGGCGGACGGCGACGACGTCGAGCCGCGAGACGGTCACCTCGCGCGGTGCGAGCTCGACCCGCTCGCCGGCGCGGACGCGGTCGTACGCACGCCGTCCGTCCACCTTGATCGCCGACACCGCGCTCGGCACCTGGGAGATCGTGCCCGTCAGGCGCTCCGCCCCCGCCGCGATCGCGTCGTCCGAGACCTGCGCGACCGCCTGCGCGTCCGCCGCGGAGACCACATCGCCCTCGCCGTCGTCCGTCGTCGTCGCCTGCCCCAGGCGGATCGTCGCCGTGTAGGTCTTGCCGAGCCCGACGAGGTACGTCAGCAGCCGCGTCGCCCCCTCGATGCCGAGGACGAGCAGCCCCGTGGCCATCGGGTCCAGGGTCCCGGCGTGGCCGATCCTCCGCGTGCCGAACGCCCGGCGCGATCGCGCCACGACGTCATGGCTGGTGATGCCGCCCGGCTTGTCGACGAGGAGGACTCCT
This window of the Microbacterium sp. AB genome carries:
- the truB gene encoding tRNA pseudouridine(55) synthase TruB, which gives rise to MASRDPSPGGVLLVDKPGGITSHDVVARSRRAFGTRRIGHAGTLDPMATGLLVLGIEGATRLLTYLVGLGKTYTATIRLGQATTTDDGEGDVVSAADAQAVAQVSDDAIAAGAERLTGTISQVPSAVSAIKVDGRRAYDRVRAGERVELAPREVTVSRLDVVAVRRGEGSVDLDVVVDCSSGTYIRALARDLGADLGVGGHLTALRRTHVGPFDVAQAVAVDDLDAATPQDPAEIAARVLGRFDATAEEARDLRHGKRLEGAAARLDGSLAAAVDPDGALIGVVERRGSALKSAMNMPEPRAGRA